In Streptomyces seoulensis, the following are encoded in one genomic region:
- a CDS encoding sigma-70 family RNA polymerase sigma factor: protein MRGVTGRAGCGHGGRGEGAETLLVRVAGGDHQAFEELYGMISGPVFGLVRRVVRDPAQSEEVVQEVLLELWRSAGRFDPARGSALSWILTLAHRRAVDRVRSARAAGEREQREALRAGEPAFDHVTEEVEAGLEREWVRRCLRRLTDLQRQSVTLAYYDGYTYREVAERLALPLGTVKTRMRDGLNRLRGCLGGAA, encoded by the coding sequence ATGCGAGGGGTCACAGGCAGGGCCGGGTGCGGCCACGGCGGCCGGGGTGAGGGGGCCGAAACGCTGCTGGTACGCGTGGCGGGCGGCGACCACCAGGCGTTCGAGGAGCTGTACGGCATGATCTCCGGCCCGGTGTTCGGACTGGTCCGGCGGGTGGTGCGCGACCCCGCCCAGTCCGAGGAGGTCGTCCAGGAGGTGCTGCTCGAACTCTGGCGCTCAGCGGGCCGGTTCGACCCGGCACGCGGCAGCGCCCTGTCCTGGATACTCACCCTCGCCCACCGCCGCGCCGTCGACCGGGTGCGCAGCGCCCGCGCGGCCGGAGAACGCGAGCAGCGCGAGGCCCTGCGCGCCGGCGAACCCGCCTTCGACCACGTCACCGAGGAGGTCGAGGCCGGACTCGAACGGGAGTGGGTGCGCCGCTGTCTGAGACGGCTGACCGACCTCCAGCGCCAGTCCGTCACCCTCGCCTACTACGACGGCTACACCTACCGCGAGGTCGCCGAACGGCTCGCCCTGCCGCTCGGCACCGTCAAGACCCGGATGCGCGACGGCCTCAACCGGCTGCGCGGCTGCCTCGGAGGTGCCGCGTGA
- a CDS encoding DUF4331 domain-containing protein, protein MTLFARSGTARKGLVPLICGALAAGGLAAAGVATLEPGAASASSHREAPLISGTPQYDNTDLYAFVSPDKPDTTTIVADWIPFEEPAGGPNFYTFADDAQYDLHIDSDGDAQDDLLFRYTFKTRTRNGKTFLYNTGPVTSLDDPDLNITQTYDLELVRMKGGHAMSRTKVADDVPVAPSNVGKASMPDYGKLRSQAVYRTAGGAATFAGQADDPFFLDLRVFDLLYGGNLSEVGRDTLKGYNVNTIALQVPNDLIRQSAGQPVVGIWSTTQRRNAQGYYSQVSRLGNPLVNEVVNPQADKDRFNASQPSHDAQFLKNVTNPELPKLIQGIYKIDAPAEPRDDLVDVFLKGVKGLNQPPNVRPSEQLRLNTSIRPTMHPKRLGVLDGDNAGFPNGRRLTDDVVDEALQVVEGELLGAKNDLGDAVDANDKKFEKSFPYVAQPTAGSRGALAKGTTAGADVKSQLGDALSPASAAGGTSDTVLIAGSAAAGAAAILLLGTVVGWWRRRMRRAY, encoded by the coding sequence ATGACTCTCTTCGCCAGAAGCGGCACGGCACGCAAGGGCCTGGTCCCGCTCATCTGCGGCGCGCTGGCCGCCGGTGGGCTCGCGGCCGCCGGTGTCGCCACGCTGGAGCCGGGGGCGGCCTCCGCCTCCTCCCACCGGGAGGCCCCGCTGATCTCGGGCACCCCGCAGTACGACAACACCGATCTGTACGCGTTCGTCAGCCCCGACAAGCCGGACACGACGACGATCGTGGCCGACTGGATACCGTTCGAGGAACCGGCGGGCGGCCCCAACTTCTACACCTTCGCCGACGACGCGCAGTACGACCTGCACATAGACAGCGACGGCGACGCCCAGGACGACCTGCTCTTCCGCTACACCTTCAAGACGAGGACGAGGAACGGGAAGACGTTCCTGTACAACACCGGCCCGGTCACCAGCCTGGACGACCCGGACCTCAACATCACCCAGACCTACGACCTCGAACTGGTCCGCATGAAGGGCGGCCACGCGATGTCCCGGACGAAGGTGGCGGACGACGTGCCGGTGGCGCCGTCCAACGTGGGCAAGGCGTCCATGCCGGACTACGGCAAGCTGCGTTCGCAGGCGGTGTACAGGACAGCGGGCGGCGCGGCGACCTTCGCGGGACAGGCGGACGACCCGTTCTTCCTGGACCTGCGCGTCTTCGACCTGCTGTACGGCGGCAACCTCAGCGAGGTCGGCCGGGACACCCTCAAGGGCTACAACGTCAACACGATCGCCCTCCAGGTCCCCAACGACCTGATCCGGCAGTCGGCCGGCCAGCCGGTCGTCGGCATCTGGTCCACCACCCAGCGCCGCAACGCCCAGGGCTACTACAGCCAGGTCTCCCGCCTCGGCAACCCGCTGGTCAACGAGGTGGTCAACCCGCAGGCGGACAAGGACCGCTTCAACGCCTCGCAGCCCTCGCACGACGCCCAGTTCCTGAAGAACGTCACCAACCCCGAGCTGCCCAAGCTCATCCAGGGCATCTACAAGATCGACGCCCCGGCCGAGCCGCGCGACGACCTGGTGGACGTCTTCCTCAAGGGCGTCAAGGGCCTCAACCAGCCCCCGAACGTGCGCCCTTCGGAGCAGCTCCGGCTGAACACCTCGATCAGGCCGACGATGCACCCCAAGCGGCTCGGCGTACTGGACGGCGACAACGCGGGCTTCCCCAACGGGCGCCGGCTCACCGACGACGTGGTCGACGAGGCCCTCCAGGTCGTCGAGGGCGAACTCCTGGGCGCCAAGAACGACTTGGGTGACGCGGTGGACGCCAACGACAAGAAGTTCGAGAAGTCCTTCCCCTACGTCGCCCAGCCCACGGCGGGTTCGCGGGGCGCGCTGGCCAAGGGCACGACCGCGGGCGCCGACGTCAAGAGCCAGCTCGGCGACGCGCTGAGCCCGGCCTCGGCGGCGGGCGGCACCAGCGACACGGTGCTGATCGCCGGCTCGGCGGCGGCGGGCGCGGCCGCAATCCTGCTGCTGGGCACGGTCGTCGGCTGGTGGCGGCGCCGGATGCGCCGCGCCTACTGA
- a CDS encoding tetratricopeptide repeat protein, with product MASATLLAVALTGGAVAFGAARDGGRPAPAAASAALDPGALAGADPDAAVAALQTQLKAQPKDHDGWATLGLAYVEQARTKGDPARYPQAQAALKRSLALAPGNDRAVAGQAALAAARHDFAGALAGADRALKHNPYDERALCSRIDALVELGRYAEAARAADTADARRPGIPVFTRYAYVHELRGDVTTARRVLQQALTGATSPGDIAYVAAQLGQLAWNQGDYKRALTQYARALAADDTYLPALEGRARARAASGQQAAAIKGLEAVVARAPLPTSLVALGELYEARGGAGDRERAREQYTLVQAWIALARANGVDADLDTALAAADHGDKAAALRAARAEWARRHTVHTADALAWALHVNGHDTEALAHAREATATGYRNASFLYHRGVVELATGHAKEGRASLAAALRLNPGFSPLGAADARKALEGAE from the coding sequence GTGGCTTCCGCGACCCTGCTGGCCGTCGCACTGACCGGCGGCGCGGTCGCCTTCGGGGCCGCGCGGGACGGCGGGCGGCCGGCTCCGGCCGCCGCCTCGGCCGCCCTGGACCCCGGCGCGCTGGCGGGCGCCGACCCGGACGCGGCCGTCGCCGCGCTCCAGACCCAGCTGAAGGCGCAGCCCAAGGACCACGACGGCTGGGCCACCCTCGGCCTCGCCTATGTGGAGCAGGCCCGCACCAAGGGCGATCCGGCCCGGTACCCGCAGGCGCAGGCGGCCCTGAAGCGCTCCCTCGCGCTCGCCCCAGGCAACGACAGGGCGGTGGCCGGACAGGCCGCCCTCGCCGCGGCCCGCCACGACTTCGCCGGCGCCCTCGCCGGCGCGGACCGCGCCCTGAAGCACAACCCCTACGACGAACGCGCCCTGTGCTCCCGCATCGACGCCCTGGTCGAACTCGGCCGGTACGCCGAGGCGGCCCGCGCCGCCGACACCGCCGACGCCCGCAGGCCCGGCATCCCCGTCTTCACCCGGTACGCCTACGTGCACGAGCTGCGCGGCGACGTCACCACGGCCCGGCGCGTCCTCCAGCAGGCGCTCACCGGCGCGACCTCCCCCGGCGACATCGCCTACGTGGCCGCCCAGCTCGGCCAACTCGCATGGAACCAGGGCGACTACAAGAGAGCGCTCACCCAGTACGCCCGCGCCCTGGCCGCCGACGACACCTACCTCCCCGCGCTGGAGGGCCGGGCCCGCGCCCGGGCGGCGAGCGGACAGCAGGCCGCCGCGATCAAGGGACTTGAGGCGGTCGTCGCCCGCGCCCCGCTGCCCACCTCGCTGGTGGCGCTCGGGGAGCTGTACGAGGCGCGCGGCGGTGCCGGTGACCGGGAGAGGGCGCGCGAGCAGTACACGCTGGTCCAGGCGTGGATCGCGCTGGCCCGCGCCAACGGGGTCGACGCCGACCTCGACACCGCGCTGGCCGCCGCCGACCACGGCGACAAGGCGGCCGCCCTGCGCGCCGCCCGCGCCGAGTGGGCCCGCCGGCACACCGTCCACACGGCGGACGCCCTCGCCTGGGCGCTGCACGTCAACGGCCACGACACGGAGGCCCTCGCGCACGCCCGGGAGGCCACCGCCACCGGCTACCGCAACGCGTCCTTCCTCTACCACCGGGGCGTCGTCGAACTCGCCACCGGCCACGCGAAGGAGGGCCGCGCCTCACTGGCGGCGGCGCTGAGGCTGAACCCCGGCTTCTCCCCGCTCGGTGCCGCGGACGCCCGCAAGGCGCTGGAGGGGGCCGAGTGA